A part of Papilio machaon chromosome 23, ilPapMach1.1, whole genome shotgun sequence genomic DNA contains:
- the LOC123722322 gene encoding muscle segmentation homeobox-like: MRAWLLVCAALALAPGRPRAASATPAATAAPPAPPAPPAHPAHPAHPAHPAHSTHTAHLATITHSVHDSHTAHSAHQAHSAHSEHSAHPHTLADPARLDHIKTQILAKLGLRARPRPLGAPPRDVVRQILARAADTHTERPPEEDHSMREIIAIAHRGLNILQTIKVYTPSW; encoded by the exons ATGCGCGCCTGGCTGCTTGTGTGTGCGGCGCTCGCGCTCGCGCCGGGCCGGCCGCGCGCCGCCAGCGCCACGCCCGCCGCGACCGCCGCGCCCCCTGCGCCACCTGCGCCACCTGCGCACCCGGCGCACCCGGCGCACCCGGCGCACCCTGCGCACTCGACGCACACAGCGCACTTAGCGACCATTACGCACTCAGTGCACGACTCGCACACTGCGCACTCCGCGCACCAAGCGCACTCTGCGCACTCGGAACACAGTGCGCACCCACACACCCTCGCGGATCCCGCGCGGCTCGACCACATCAAGACACAAATACTCGCAAAG CTGGGGCTGCGCGCGCGACCGCGGCCGCTTGGCGCGCCGCCACGGGACGTGGTGCGGCAAATCCTGGCGCGCGCCGCCGACACGCACACGGAGCGCCCACCAGAAGAAGACCACAGTATGCGGGAGATCATCGCTATTGCACATAGAGGTTTGAACATCCTGCaaacaataaaagtttatacaCCAAGTTGGTGA